A single genomic interval of Cellvibrio sp. PSBB023 harbors:
- the rplR gene encoding 50S ribosomal protein L18, which translates to MSDKKQTRLRRARRARAKIRELGVTRLTIHRSPRHIYAQLISGDGARVLASASTLDKELRSGKTGNAEAAKAVGALIAERAKAAGVTQVAFDRSGFKYHGRVKALADAAREGGLEF; encoded by the coding sequence ATGAGCGATAAGAAGCAAACTCGTCTTCGCCGTGCACGCCGTGCCCGCGCCAAGATCCGTGAATTAGGTGTTACTCGTTTAACGATTCACCGTTCTCCACGCCATATTTACGCACAACTGATTTCTGGTGACGGTGCTCGCGTTCTCGCGAGTGCCTCTACTCTGGATAAAGAGTTGCGCAGTGGTAAAACTGGTAACGCTGAAGCAGCTAAAGCTGTAGGTGCTCTGATTGCTGAGCGCGCTAAAGCTGCTGGTGTCACCCAGGTAGCTTTTGACCGCAGTGGTTTTAAATACCACGGTCGTGTGAAAGCTCTGGCTGACGCAGCGCGTGAAGGCGGATTGGAATTCTAA
- the rpmD gene encoding 50S ribosomal protein L30, translated as MSKKMIKVTQVKSTAHRLESHKACVRGLGLRRIRHTVEVEDTPSVRGMINVVNYLVKVEGE; from the coding sequence ATGTCAAAGAAAATGATTAAAGTGACCCAGGTTAAGAGCACAGCTCACCGCCTGGAGAGCCACAAGGCTTGCGTAAGAGGCCTTGGGTTGCGTCGCATTCGTCACACTGTTGAAGTAGAAGATACTCCATCAGTGCGTGGAATGATTAATGTAGTTAACTATCTGGTTAAGGTAGAGGGAGAATAA
- the rpsQ gene encoding 30S ribosomal protein S17, which yields MTQETKVARTLTGKVVSDKMDKTITVLIERRVKHELYGKYTTKSSKLHAHDEKNECKTGDIVTVSESRPLSKTKTWSLVKIEERASEV from the coding sequence ATGACTCAAGAAACTAAAGTGGCTCGTACACTGACTGGCAAAGTTGTCAGCGACAAGATGGATAAAACCATCACCGTGTTGATTGAGCGTCGTGTTAAACACGAGCTTTATGGCAAATACACCACTAAATCATCCAAGCTTCACGCTCACGATGAAAAGAATGAGTGCAAGACGGGTGACATAGTGACTGTATCTGAGTCGCGTCCCCTGTCGAAAACCAAGACCTGGTCTTTAGTGAAAATTGAAGAGCGCGCCTCAGAAGTCTAA
- the rplE gene encoding 50S ribosomal protein L5, with protein MARLKELYVKELAPKLKEELGLANVMEVPRITKITLNMGVGEATGDKKILDNAVNDLVKIAGQKVVVTNSRKSIAGFKIRDGWPIGCKVTLRSDRMYEFLDRLITIAIPRIRDFRGISPKQFDGRGNFSMGVTEQIIFPEIDYDKVDRLRGLDICITTTARTDDEGRALLKAFNFPFKG; from the coding sequence ATGGCTAGGCTAAAAGAACTTTACGTTAAAGAACTCGCCCCTAAACTCAAAGAAGAGTTGGGTTTGGCGAACGTGATGGAAGTGCCGCGCATTACTAAAATCACTCTTAATATGGGTGTTGGTGAAGCGACTGGCGACAAGAAGATCCTTGATAACGCCGTTAACGATCTGGTAAAAATTGCTGGTCAGAAAGTGGTTGTAACTAACTCTCGTAAATCTATCGCGGGTTTTAAAATTCGTGATGGTTGGCCGATTGGTTGCAAAGTAACTCTGCGCTCGGATCGTATGTACGAATTCTTGGATCGTTTGATCACTATTGCTATTCCTCGTATTCGCGATTTCCGCGGTATTAGTCCAAAGCAATTTGATGGTCGCGGCAACTTTTCAATGGGTGTTACTGAACAAATTATTTTCCCCGAAATCGACTACGACAAAGTAGATCGCTTGCGTGGTCTTGATATTTGTATCACTACCACTGCTCGTACCGATGATGAAGGTCGCGCATTGTTGAAAGCATTTAACTTCCCTTTCAAAGGTTAA
- the rpsM gene encoding 30S ribosomal protein S13, with amino-acid sequence MARIAGVNIPDNKHAVISLTYVYGIGRTSAKQICAATGIAEDVKIGTLSEEQMDAIRAEVAKRTVEGDLRRVISMNIKRLMDLGCYRGLRHRRGLPLRGQRTKTNARTRKGPRKPIKK; translated from the coding sequence ATGGCTCGTATTGCTGGTGTAAACATACCAGATAACAAACACGCCGTTATCTCGTTGACTTATGTTTATGGGATTGGTCGTACCTCGGCTAAGCAAATCTGTGCTGCCACTGGCATTGCTGAAGATGTAAAAATCGGCACTTTGTCAGAAGAGCAAATGGATGCTATCCGTGCTGAGGTTGCTAAGCGCACCGTAGAGGGTGACTTGCGTCGTGTAATATCTATGAATATTAAGCGTCTGATGGATCTGGGTTGCTACCGTGGCTTGCGCCACCGTCGTGGTTTACCGCTCCGTGGTCAGCGCACAAAAACGAACGCTCGTACCCGTAAAGGCCCACGTAAGCCTATTAAGAAGTAA
- the rplF gene encoding 50S ribosomal protein L6: MSRVAKSPVEVPAAVTVTLNGQSLSVKGSKGTLALQVHASVEVKHENNVLTFAPRDGAKQSDALAGTTRALVNNMVFGVSQGFERKLSLVGVGYRVKAEGNTVNLSLGYSHPVNYVLPQGVSVETPSQTEIVLKAADKQLLGQVAAEIRAFREPEPYKGKGVRYSDEAVLRKEAKKK; the protein is encoded by the coding sequence ATGTCACGAGTTGCAAAAAGTCCGGTTGAAGTACCTGCTGCAGTGACTGTCACTCTTAACGGACAGTCACTGTCCGTTAAAGGCAGCAAAGGTACATTGGCGCTGCAAGTTCATGCAAGCGTAGAAGTTAAACACGAAAATAACGTGCTTACTTTTGCCCCGCGTGATGGTGCCAAGCAGTCTGATGCACTAGCAGGCACTACCCGTGCGCTAGTAAATAATATGGTTTTCGGTGTTAGCCAGGGTTTCGAAAGAAAGCTGTCATTGGTTGGCGTTGGTTATCGTGTTAAAGCTGAAGGCAATACTGTAAACCTGTCTTTGGGATATTCTCATCCGGTTAACTACGTTCTTCCTCAGGGCGTATCGGTAGAAACCCCAAGCCAGACCGAAATTGTACTGAAAGCAGCTGACAAGCAATTGCTGGGTCAAGTTGCTGCAGAAATCCGTGCTTTCCGCGAACCTGAGCCATACAAAGGCAAAGGCGTTCGTTACTCGGATGAAGCAGTACTGCGTAAAGAAGCTAAGAAGAAGTAG
- the rpsS gene encoding 30S ribosomal protein S19: MPRSLKKGPFIDLHLIKKVEAAIASNDRRPIKTWSRRSMIMPEMVGLTLAVHNGRQHVPVLVNEEMVGHKLGEFAATRTYRGHAADKKAKKR, from the coding sequence GTGCCACGTTCACTGAAAAAAGGTCCTTTTATCGATCTTCACCTGATTAAGAAGGTCGAAGCTGCGATCGCGAGTAATGATCGTCGTCCAATTAAGACTTGGTCGCGCCGTTCCATGATTATGCCGGAAATGGTGGGTTTGACCTTGGCTGTGCACAATGGGCGTCAGCATGTTCCGGTCCTGGTTAACGAAGAAATGGTTGGCCATAAGCTTGGCGAATTTGCAGCAACCCGCACTTATCGTGGCCATGCCGCTGATAAGAAAGCGAAAAAACGCTAA
- the rpsN gene encoding 30S ribosomal protein S14 — protein MAKKSMIAREVKRAETVKKFAAKRAELKAIIVSPSSSEEQVWEAQIKLQKMPRDASASRQRNRCRVTGRPHGVYRKFGLCRHKLREAAMRGDVPGLVKASW, from the coding sequence ATGGCTAAAAAATCTATGATTGCACGCGAAGTTAAACGTGCAGAAACCGTGAAAAAATTTGCCGCCAAGCGTGCAGAATTGAAAGCAATTATCGTCAGCCCTTCATCATCTGAAGAGCAAGTATGGGAAGCGCAAATCAAACTGCAAAAAATGCCTCGCGATGCTAGTGCTTCACGTCAGCGTAACCGCTGCCGCGTAACTGGTCGTCCACATGGTGTTTACCGCAAATTCGGCCTGTGCCGTCACAAGTTGCGCGAAGCAGCCATGCGTGGTGATGTCCCCGGCTTGGTTAAGGCCAGCTGGTAA
- the rpmC gene encoding 50S ribosomal protein L29, with the protein MKASELREKSVEELNGVLLEQLKEQFKLRMQASTGQLNQSHLLSQVRKDIARIKTALSQKAGK; encoded by the coding sequence ATGAAAGCTTCAGAACTCCGCGAAAAATCCGTCGAAGAGCTGAATGGCGTCTTGTTGGAACAATTGAAAGAGCAGTTCAAGTTGCGTATGCAAGCTTCTACTGGCCAATTGAACCAATCGCACTTGCTGTCGCAAGTTCGTAAAGACATCGCACGCATCAAGACGGCGCTTAGTCAAAAGGCAGGTAAGTAA
- the rplO gene encoding 50S ribosomal protein L15 translates to MRLNTLSPAPGSTHAKKRVGRGIGSGLGKTAGRGHKGLKSRSGGSVRPGFEGGQMPLQIRLPKYGFTSRISLVSAEIRLSELNAVEGSIVDIETLKQAGLISSVIKRVKIFASGEVKKAVTVKGLSVSKGAKAAIEAAGGTVEE, encoded by the coding sequence ATGCGTCTGAATACCCTTAGCCCGGCACCGGGCAGTACACATGCGAAAAAGCGTGTGGGTCGTGGTATCGGTAGTGGTTTGGGTAAAACTGCTGGCCGTGGTCACAAAGGTTTGAAATCTCGCTCTGGTGGTTCTGTAAGACCAGGATTTGAAGGCGGTCAAATGCCCCTGCAAATTCGTCTGCCTAAATACGGTTTTACCTCACGTATTAGCTTGGTTTCTGCAGAAATCCGTTTGTCAGAATTGAATGCTGTAGAGGGTTCAATTGTTGATATCGAGACTCTGAAACAAGCAGGTTTGATTAGTTCTGTTATCAAACGTGTAAAGATTTTCGCTTCAGGCGAAGTCAAAAAAGCTGTCACTGTTAAAGGCCTGTCTGTATCAAAAGGTGCTAAAGCAGCGATTGAAGCCGCTGGCGGAACAGTAGAAGAGTAA
- the rpmJ gene encoding 50S ribosomal protein L36 — translation MKVRASVKKICRNCKMVRRNGVLRVICSVEPRHKQRQG, via the coding sequence ATGAAAGTTCGTGCTTCTGTTAAAAAGATTTGTCGCAATTGCAAAATGGTGCGTCGCAACGGTGTTTTGCGTGTTATCTGCAGTGTTGAGCCGCGTCATAAGCAGCGTCAAGGCTAA
- the rplP gene encoding 50S ribosomal protein L16, giving the protein MLQPKRTKFRKQMKGRNRGLAQRGSKVSFGDFGLKATGRGRITARQIEAARRAMTRHVKRGGKIWIRVFPDKPITAKPLEVRMGSGKGGVEYWVAQIRPGKVLYEMDGVSEQLAREAFALAAAKLPITTTFVKRSVM; this is encoded by the coding sequence ATGTTACAACCTAAGCGTACAAAGTTTCGCAAGCAGATGAAAGGCCGCAACCGCGGTCTGGCCCAGCGTGGTTCCAAAGTTAGCTTTGGTGATTTCGGCTTGAAAGCAACTGGTCGCGGTCGCATTACTGCGCGTCAAATTGAAGCAGCACGTCGTGCGATGACTCGTCACGTTAAGCGTGGCGGTAAAATCTGGATCCGTGTGTTCCCTGATAAGCCGATTACAGCTAAACCACTCGAAGTTCGTATGGGTAGCGGTAAAGGTGGTGTGGAATACTGGGTAGCGCAAATTCGCCCAGGCAAGGTTCTCTATGAGATGGACGGTGTTAGTGAGCAATTAGCTCGTGAAGCCTTCGCACTTGCTGCAGCTAAATTGCCAATTACAACAACATTTGTTAAACGTTCGGTGATGTGA
- the rplB gene encoding 50S ribosomal protein L2, with amino-acid sequence MPIVKCKPTSPGRRFVVKVVNPDLYKGDPFAPLLDKKSKSGGRNNTGRITTRHVGGGHKQHYRVVDFRRNKDGIPATVERIEYDPNRTAYIALVCYADGERRYIIAPKGLSAGDKIESGNAAAIKVGNALPIRNIPLGSVIHCVELKPGKGAQVARSAGASAQLVARDGAYATLRLRSGEMRKVLSDCRATLGEVSNSEHNLRSLGKAGAKRWLGIRPTVRGVAMNPVDHPMGGGEGRTSGGRHPVSPWGVPTKGYKTRSNKRTDNMIVRRRDKK; translated from the coding sequence ATGCCAATTGTAAAATGTAAACCAACCTCTCCAGGTCGCCGCTTTGTAGTAAAAGTTGTCAATCCGGATTTGTACAAAGGTGACCCCTTTGCGCCATTGTTGGACAAAAAGTCCAAGTCAGGTGGTCGTAACAATACCGGTCGCATTACTACTCGCCATGTTGGTGGCGGCCATAAACAACATTACCGTGTAGTTGATTTCCGTCGTAACAAAGACGGCATCCCTGCAACTGTTGAGCGCATTGAGTACGATCCAAATCGTACTGCTTATATTGCACTCGTATGTTATGCAGATGGTGAGCGTCGCTACATCATTGCGCCCAAAGGCTTGAGCGCTGGTGACAAAATTGAGTCGGGTAATGCCGCTGCTATTAAAGTCGGTAATGCTCTTCCAATCCGTAACATCCCGTTGGGTAGTGTAATTCACTGCGTCGAATTGAAGCCTGGTAAAGGTGCTCAAGTTGCTCGCTCTGCGGGTGCTTCTGCCCAGTTGGTAGCGCGTGATGGTGCATATGCAACATTGCGTTTGCGCAGTGGTGAAATGCGTAAGGTGTTGAGCGATTGTCGCGCAACGCTCGGCGAAGTCTCTAACAGTGAGCACAACCTGCGCTCATTGGGCAAGGCAGGCGCTAAACGCTGGCTCGGTATTCGTCCTACTGTTCGCGGTGTTGCGATGAACCCTGTAGATCACCCAATGGGTGGTGGTGAGGGTCGTACCTCTGGTGGTCGTCATCCAGTTTCACCATGGGGCGTTCCAACCAAGGGTTACAAAACGCGCAGCAACAAGCGCACCGATAACATGATTGTTCGTCGTCGCGATAAGAAATAA
- the rpsK gene encoding 30S ribosomal protein S11 gives MAKPSNKTTTKKKVKKTVIDGVAHIHASFNNTIVTITDRQGNALAWATSGGSGFRGSRKSTPFAAQVAAERAGEAAKEYGLKNLDVEVKGPGPGRESAVRALNNVGYKITNITDVTPIPHNGCRPPKKRRV, from the coding sequence ATGGCGAAGCCAAGTAATAAAACCACAACCAAGAAAAAAGTTAAAAAGACCGTGATCGATGGCGTTGCCCACATTCACGCATCTTTTAACAATACCATCGTGACTATCACTGATCGTCAAGGTAATGCGCTTGCATGGGCTACCTCCGGTGGATCTGGTTTCCGTGGTTCACGTAAAAGTACACCTTTTGCTGCACAGGTTGCTGCAGAGCGCGCTGGTGAAGCGGCAAAAGAGTATGGTTTAAAAAATCTCGACGTCGAAGTTAAGGGCCCAGGCCCAGGTCGCGAATCAGCTGTTCGCGCACTTAACAATGTTGGTTACAAGATCACTAACATTACTGACGTAACGCCGATTCCTCACAACGGCTGTCGTCCGCCGAAGAAACGTCGCGTGTAA
- the rplX gene encoding 50S ribosomal protein L24 translates to MRKIKRDDEVIVIAGRDKGKRGKVVRVLAEDRLIVSGINMIKKHQKPNPQLGVAGGIVEKEAAIHASNVAIYNPATKKADRVGFKVLENGDKVRVFKSNGETLGA, encoded by the coding sequence ATGCGTAAAATTAAACGTGATGACGAAGTGATTGTTATCGCCGGACGTGACAAAGGCAAGCGCGGTAAAGTGGTTCGCGTATTGGCTGAAGATCGTTTGATTGTAAGCGGCATTAACATGATCAAGAAGCACCAAAAACCAAACCCTCAATTGGGTGTGGCTGGTGGAATCGTTGAAAAAGAAGCTGCGATTCATGCTTCAAATGTTGCTATCTACAATCCAGCAACAAAGAAAGCTGACCGCGTAGGTTTCAAAGTGCTTGAAAATGGCGACAAAGTTCGTGTTTTCAAATCCAATGGCGAAACCCTAGGGGCGTAA
- the rplN gene encoding 50S ribosomal protein L14 has translation MIQTESYLDVADNSGARRVMCIKVLGGSHRRYAAVGDIIKVTVKEAIPRGKVKKGQVMKAVVVRTKKGVRRQDGSLIKFDDNAAVLLNNQDAPIGTRIFGPVTRELRGEKFMKIISLAPEVL, from the coding sequence ATGATTCAAACAGAAAGCTACTTAGATGTTGCTGACAACAGCGGTGCTCGCCGAGTCATGTGCATCAAGGTTCTTGGCGGCTCTCACCGTCGCTATGCGGCGGTTGGTGACATCATCAAAGTGACCGTTAAGGAAGCAATTCCTCGCGGCAAGGTGAAGAAAGGCCAAGTAATGAAGGCAGTTGTTGTGCGCACCAAAAAAGGCGTGCGTCGTCAAGACGGTTCATTAATCAAGTTTGACGATAATGCTGCCGTACTGCTGAATAACCAAGATGCTCCGATTGGTACCCGTATTTTCGGACCTGTAACTCGTGAGTTGCGTGGCGAGAAATTTATGAAAATCATTTCTTTGGCGCCTGAAGTGCTGTAA
- the rplV gene encoding 50S ribosomal protein L22 — translation MEVAAKLSGARLSAQKARLVADQIRGKGVEDALDILAFSTKKGAAIIKKVLESAIANAEHNEGADVDELKVKTIFVDEGVSLKRIKPRAKGRADRITKRTCHITVKVADK, via the coding sequence ATGGAAGTAGCAGCAAAATTAAGCGGTGCTCGTCTGTCGGCGCAAAAAGCGCGTTTGGTTGCCGATCAAATTCGCGGTAAAGGCGTTGAAGACGCGCTTGATATCCTTGCATTTAGTACCAAAAAAGGTGCAGCGATTATCAAGAAAGTACTCGAATCTGCAATTGCAAATGCCGAGCACAACGAAGGCGCTGATGTTGACGAGTTGAAAGTAAAAACGATTTTTGTAGACGAAGGTGTGAGCCTCAAGCGCATTAAGCCGCGTGCGAAGGGTCGTGCTGACCGTATTACAAAGCGTACTTGTCATATCACCGTTAAAGTAGCCGATAAGTAA
- the secY gene encoding preprotein translocase subunit SecY, which translates to MATPGNLPLANQRGLGELWARLRFLFLAIVIYRIGTHIPVPGLDPERIANLFNQNQGTILGMFNMFSGGALERMSILALGIMPYISASIIMQLLTAVTPSLEQLKKEGDAGRRKINQYTRYFTVVLATVQALAMAVSFSSYAFGGEPGFSYYFIAVVSLVTGAVFMMWLGEQVTERGIGNGISMLIFAGIVAGMPSAIGQAFESARQGDLHIIALLIISILAIAVIWFVVRIERGQRRITVNYAKRQQGRQGYAAQSSHLPLKINMAGVIPAIFASSILLFPASIAQWFGQGGEGVVNEMLQELALAIGPGQPLYILFFAGLITFFCFFYTALMFNPKEVADNLKKSGAYIPGIRPGEHSAKYIDSVLTRLTVVGAIYMSAVCLLPEFLVVATGVPFYLGGTSLLIVVVVVMDFMSQVQAHLMSHQYESLMKKSNLKGYGSGNAR; encoded by the coding sequence ATGGCAACTCCAGGTAATCTGCCATTAGCAAATCAAAGAGGCTTAGGCGAGCTATGGGCTCGCCTGCGCTTTTTGTTTCTGGCAATAGTGATTTATCGTATAGGTACTCATATACCTGTACCGGGTTTGGATCCAGAAAGAATTGCGAATCTGTTTAACCAGAATCAAGGCACTATTTTGGGCATGTTCAACATGTTCTCGGGTGGTGCGCTGGAGCGGATGAGTATTCTGGCTTTAGGTATCATGCCCTATATCTCTGCATCGATTATTATGCAGTTGCTTACGGCAGTTACTCCTTCGCTGGAACAGTTGAAAAAAGAAGGTGATGCTGGTCGTCGCAAGATTAATCAGTACACTCGCTACTTTACAGTGGTGCTTGCTACAGTTCAGGCGCTTGCCATGGCGGTAAGTTTTTCATCTTACGCATTCGGTGGTGAACCTGGATTTTCTTACTACTTCATAGCTGTAGTGTCTTTGGTTACAGGCGCTGTGTTCATGATGTGGCTAGGTGAGCAAGTAACTGAACGCGGTATTGGTAACGGTATATCCATGCTGATTTTTGCAGGTATTGTTGCCGGAATGCCAAGTGCCATTGGTCAAGCGTTTGAAAGTGCCCGCCAGGGTGACTTACACATTATCGCATTACTGATTATTAGTATCCTTGCTATTGCAGTAATTTGGTTTGTGGTTCGTATTGAGCGTGGTCAGCGTCGCATTACTGTAAATTATGCGAAACGCCAACAAGGTCGCCAAGGGTATGCAGCACAAAGTAGTCATTTGCCTTTGAAGATTAATATGGCTGGTGTTATTCCTGCAATTTTTGCCAGTAGTATTTTGTTGTTCCCGGCATCTATCGCCCAATGGTTTGGTCAGGGTGGCGAGGGTGTAGTAAATGAAATGCTGCAAGAATTGGCATTGGCTATTGGCCCAGGTCAACCGTTATATATTCTGTTCTTTGCTGGATTAATAACGTTTTTCTGTTTCTTCTACACGGCATTGATGTTCAACCCGAAAGAAGTCGCAGATAACTTGAAAAAGTCGGGTGCATATATTCCAGGTATTCGTCCTGGTGAGCATTCCGCTAAGTATATTGATAGTGTTCTTACTCGTTTAACCGTAGTTGGCGCTATCTATATGTCGGCAGTTTGTTTGCTTCCTGAGTTCCTTGTAGTTGCCACTGGTGTGCCATTCTACTTGGGCGGTACCTCACTGCTTATCGTAGTGGTTGTGGTAATGGACTTTATGTCTCAGGTGCAGGCTCACTTGATGTCTCATCAATATGAATCATTGATGAAGAAGTCAAATTTGAAAGGATATGGCAGCGGTAACGCTCGCTAA
- the rpsC gene encoding 30S ribosomal protein S3 → MGQKVHPNGIRLGIIKKHTSIWYADGTDYADKLNIDLKVRAYIQDKLASASVSRVDIERPANTARITIHTARPGIVIGKKGEDVDKLRAEVSKQMGVPVHINIEEIRKPDLDAALVAQGVAQQLERRVMFRRAMKRAVQNAMRQGAEGIKIQVGGRLGGAEIARSEWYREGRVPLHTLRADIDYATAEASTTYGIIGVKVWIFKGEVIGDVTETEAASKKKAAKSK, encoded by the coding sequence ATGGGTCAGAAAGTACATCCAAACGGTATTCGTCTGGGGATCATCAAAAAGCATACTTCTATTTGGTATGCCGATGGCACCGATTACGCAGACAAACTCAACATTGACTTGAAAGTGCGTGCGTACATTCAAGACAAACTCGCTAGTGCGTCAGTTAGCCGCGTTGATATTGAGCGCCCCGCTAATACTGCGCGCATTACTATTCACACTGCCCGTCCAGGTATTGTGATTGGTAAGAAAGGTGAGGATGTTGATAAGTTGCGCGCTGAAGTAAGCAAGCAAATGGGCGTGCCTGTTCATATTAATATTGAAGAGATTCGCAAGCCCGATTTGGATGCAGCTTTAGTGGCACAAGGCGTGGCTCAGCAACTTGAGCGTCGTGTAATGTTCCGTCGTGCGATGAAGCGCGCGGTACAAAATGCAATGCGTCAAGGCGCTGAAGGTATCAAAATCCAAGTGGGTGGCCGCTTGGGTGGTGCCGAAATCGCTCGTAGTGAGTGGTATCGCGAAGGTCGTGTACCTCTGCACACTTTGCGTGCAGATATCGATTATGCAACAGCAGAAGCGAGCACTACCTACGGTATCATTGGTGTGAAAGTGTGGATTTTCAAAGGCGAAGTTATCGGTGATGTTACTGAAACCGAAGCAGCGTCCAAGAAAAAAGCCGCTAAATCCAAGTAA
- the rpsH gene encoding 30S ribosomal protein S8: MSMQDPMADMLTRIRNAQNVGKASVTMPSSKLKVSVAKVLSDEGYINGFSVSEGAKQELTVDLKYFEGKPVIVELDRVSRPGLRNYAGKAALPTVRGGLGIAIVSTSKGVMTDRAARAAGVGGEVLCTVF, from the coding sequence ATGAGCATGCAAGATCCGATGGCAGATATGCTGACACGTATTCGCAACGCGCAAAACGTGGGTAAAGCATCTGTAACCATGCCTTCTTCAAAATTGAAAGTAAGCGTGGCAAAAGTACTCTCTGACGAGGGTTACATTAATGGTTTTTCTGTAAGTGAAGGCGCCAAGCAAGAACTTACCGTTGACCTGAAATACTTTGAAGGCAAGCCAGTTATTGTTGAGCTTGACCGTGTAAGCCGTCCAGGCTTGCGTAATTATGCTGGTAAAGCTGCTCTGCCAACCGTTCGCGGTGGTTTGGGTATCGCAATTGTATCAACCAGTAAAGGTGTAATGACTGATCGTGCTGCACGCGCCGCTGGCGTGGGTGGCGAAGTCCTCTGCACAGTATTCTAA
- the rpsE gene encoding 30S ribosomal protein S5: protein MAYAKKEEDNNEGLQEKLVQVNRVAKTVKGGRIFQFTALTVVGDGNGKVGFGRGKAREVPIAIQKAMEAARRNMITVELNGDTIQYPTKGVHGASKVYMQPASQGTGVIAGGAMRAVLEIAGIQNVLSKCYGSTNPVNVVRATFNALKEMTSPEAVAAKRGKSVEDILN, encoded by the coding sequence ATGGCATACGCTAAGAAAGAAGAAGACAACAACGAAGGCTTGCAAGAAAAACTAGTTCAAGTTAATCGTGTTGCTAAAACTGTTAAGGGTGGTCGTATCTTTCAATTTACCGCACTGACAGTAGTTGGTGATGGTAATGGTAAAGTGGGTTTCGGTCGCGGCAAAGCGCGTGAAGTCCCGATTGCTATTCAAAAGGCGATGGAAGCAGCTCGTCGCAATATGATCACTGTTGAATTGAATGGCGATACCATTCAATACCCAACCAAAGGTGTTCATGGCGCGTCTAAAGTTTATATGCAGCCAGCGTCACAAGGTACTGGTGTAATCGCTGGCGGTGCAATGCGCGCTGTGCTCGAAATCGCCGGTATTCAGAACGTTCTTTCCAAGTGCTACGGCTCTACCAACCCGGTAAACGTAGTTCGCGCTACTTTTAACGCGTTAAAAGAAATGACTTCTCCTGAAGCCGTTGCTGCAAAACGTGGTAAGAGTGTTGAAGATATTCTGAACTAA